From Demequina capsici, one genomic window encodes:
- a CDS encoding tyrosine-type recombinase/integrase, which produces MREQSLVNYRSAVKRIIATAGDAPLHDLTPSKLGALMREAYEGVPTSHRLAQTVVVAAMRRALADGVIDRDPTAGLRAAPPKRRPAPRALTPDQLRILILCLMERATDMDGNTIRFPSTESDAAVLQQSIGARVGEVLALRWSDITFDEDAVIVSISGTVVSAVRGGARRQDMAKTSRGNRTVRTKNSTVRNMLERRRTQAGPEKIRVFSGEKGGWLSPHTVHATWRKRLADTELAGWTPHALRSTYVTNRALQGVPMEKVAAAVGHGEVATTRKYYAAVDPNRIVDAD; this is translated from the coding sequence GTGCGTGAGCAGTCGCTCGTGAACTATCGCAGTGCAGTCAAGCGGATCATCGCGACGGCGGGCGACGCGCCTCTGCATGACCTCACGCCGTCAAAACTTGGCGCCCTCATGCGCGAGGCGTATGAGGGTGTTCCTACCAGCCACCGGCTCGCGCAAACCGTCGTGGTCGCAGCCATGCGGCGCGCGCTCGCCGACGGTGTGATCGACCGCGACCCCACTGCAGGGTTGCGCGCTGCCCCTCCGAAGCGACGCCCAGCGCCGCGCGCGCTCACCCCTGATCAACTGCGCATCCTCATTCTCTGCCTGATGGAACGCGCCACGGATATGGACGGCAACACGATCCGCTTCCCTTCCACCGAGTCTGACGCAGCGGTACTGCAGCAGAGCATTGGGGCGCGCGTTGGGGAGGTTCTCGCTCTCCGCTGGTCAGACATCACCTTCGACGAAGACGCCGTGATCGTGAGCATCTCCGGCACCGTCGTGTCCGCGGTGCGAGGCGGCGCCAGAAGACAAGACATGGCGAAGACAAGCAGGGGGAATAGAACTGTCCGCACCAAGAACTCCACTGTCCGCAACATGCTCGAACGCCGGCGCACCCAAGCGGGACCAGAGAAGATTCGCGTGTTCTCCGGAGAGAAGGGCGGCTGGCTGTCTCCCCACACCGTGCACGCCACCTGGCGCAAGCGGCTCGCCGACACGGAGCTCGCGGGTTGGACCCCGCACGCCCTCCGCAGCACCTACGTAACAAACCGCGCACTGCAGGGGGTACCCATGGAGAAGGTCGCCGCAGCCGTCGGACATGGTGAGGTCGCTACGACCCGCAAATATTACGCCGCGGTTGACCCGAACCGCATCGTCGATGCCGACTGA
- a CDS encoding RES family NAD+ phosphorylase, with protein MKVPQKPGALSFEPADLMTYDGPLWRIVRTTGLYTHAWNDGRAWGPLPAMRWDPHHPPASGQPDRAVLYMATTVKAAVAEAWARKRRIDVRTGSPIVVRATPAQPLDLLDLTGDWPIRNGGGASLPHAPLPVCRTWARAILDARPDLDGLYSSSTMTGVNVTLFPAGIAKLPSSPDMAAPAIDVKVRALLEAIASEIGYVSDARPAPGPSGQ; from the coding sequence GTGAAGGTCCCGCAGAAGCCGGGCGCCCTCTCGTTCGAGCCAGCCGATCTCATGACGTATGACGGTCCGCTGTGGCGCATCGTCCGCACGACCGGCCTGTACACGCACGCCTGGAACGACGGTCGTGCTTGGGGTCCGCTCCCCGCCATGCGCTGGGATCCGCACCATCCTCCCGCTTCGGGTCAGCCTGACCGGGCCGTCCTCTACATGGCGACGACCGTCAAGGCCGCGGTCGCAGAGGCGTGGGCTAGGAAGCGCCGCATCGACGTCCGCACCGGCTCCCCCATCGTCGTCCGAGCCACACCGGCCCAGCCGCTCGACCTGCTCGACCTCACCGGCGACTGGCCGATCAGGAACGGCGGCGGCGCATCACTGCCGCATGCACCCCTCCCCGTATGCCGCACTTGGGCGCGGGCGATCCTCGACGCCCGGCCGGACCTTGACGGCTTGTACTCGTCGTCGACGATGACGGGCGTGAACGTGACGCTGTTCCCTGCTGGCATCGCGAAGCTGCCGAGCTCGCCAGACATGGCCGCCCCCGCCATCGACGTGAAGGTGCGGGCGCTGCTCGAGGCGATCGCTTCCGAAATCGGCTACGTGTCGGACGCGCGACCAGCGCCGGGACCCTCGGGCCAATAG
- a CDS encoding helix-turn-helix domain-containing protein, whose protein sequence is MAIKTSTTVELEEALGKQIRRARLRLDIDQATLADRASISVGALRNLEAGKGARLTTLVRVLRSLDLEDWLLTLEPEPEIGPLDRLRGIDQVVEPKRASKKKARTVTSDKSAKPVTYRLTPNSHPSDKVRG, encoded by the coding sequence ATGGCAATTAAAACGTCAACGACGGTAGAGCTTGAGGAGGCCCTCGGCAAGCAGATTCGACGTGCCCGGCTCCGCCTCGACATCGACCAGGCCACCCTCGCGGACCGTGCCAGCATCTCCGTCGGCGCGCTCCGCAACCTCGAAGCCGGCAAGGGCGCCCGCCTCACCACGCTTGTGCGCGTGCTGCGCTCTCTCGACCTCGAGGACTGGCTGCTCACCCTCGAACCTGAGCCCGAGATCGGGCCGCTCGACCGACTCCGCGGCATCGACCAAGTCGTCGAGCCGAAGCGCGCATCGAAGAAGAAGGCCCGCACCGTCACGTCCGACAAGAGCGCGAAGCCTGTGACGTACCGCCTCACGCCGAACAGCCACCCCTCGGACAAGGTCCGCGGCTGA
- a CDS encoding helix-turn-helix transcriptional regulator, whose amino-acid sequence MDTYNAHALSEPLLDTRGAAALLHLSPRTLEGWRADPRKQPEHGAPPHLRLSRGAIRYRPSDIQAWLDRVAVA is encoded by the coding sequence ATGGACACATACAACGCACATGCACTCTCCGAGCCGCTGCTCGACACGCGCGGCGCGGCGGCCCTCCTCCACTTGAGCCCGAGGACCCTTGAAGGCTGGCGCGCCGACCCAAGGAAGCAGCCGGAGCACGGCGCCCCTCCCCACCTGCGTCTCAGCCGCGGCGCCATCCGCTACCGCCCCTCGGACATCCAGGCGTGGCTTGACCGGGTGGCAGTGGCGTAG
- a CDS encoding recombinase family protein yields MLIGYARVSTVDQDVTAQRNALTALGVAEADIYVDHGLTGTNRARPELEKALAAVRAGDTLVVTKLDRLARSLPDARDIVDELTRKQVALSLGGSVHDPNDPVGRLLFNVLGMVAEFEADLIRARTREGMAVAKAKGRLKGRKPKLTAAQRKHLVEMHATGEHTQGELAELFNIGRATVYREIEREKRRKIDAGETVVFDTDPGKAAERVAAARAAS; encoded by the coding sequence ATGCTGATCGGGTATGCACGAGTCTCCACGGTCGACCAGGACGTCACGGCGCAGAGGAATGCGCTCACGGCGCTTGGTGTCGCTGAGGCGGACATCTACGTCGACCACGGTTTGACGGGTACGAACCGGGCTCGCCCGGAGTTGGAGAAGGCTCTCGCGGCGGTGCGGGCGGGCGACACGCTCGTCGTCACGAAACTCGACCGCCTCGCCCGCAGCCTGCCGGACGCACGTGACATCGTCGACGAGCTCACCCGCAAGCAGGTGGCCCTGTCCCTCGGCGGATCCGTGCACGACCCGAACGACCCGGTCGGCCGGCTCCTGTTCAACGTCCTGGGCATGGTCGCCGAGTTCGAAGCCGACCTGATCCGTGCCCGCACCCGCGAGGGGATGGCCGTCGCGAAGGCGAAGGGCCGGCTCAAGGGCCGGAAGCCGAAGCTCACCGCCGCGCAGCGCAAGCACCTCGTCGAGATGCACGCGACGGGGGAGCACACGCAGGGCGAGCTCGCGGAACTGTTCAACATCGGCCGCGCGACCGTCTACCGCGAGATCGAACGGGAGAAGCGCCGCAAGATCGACGCGGGCGAGACCGTGGTGTTCGACACCGACCCCGGCAAGGCAGCCGAACGCGTCGCCGCAGCACGAGCAGCCAGCTGA
- a CDS encoding TIGR04255 family protein has protein sequence MANREHFRPFTGASGRKIELANPPLALVLVQIRWPEHARLARDFETLALDFGARLEDFPLFERRNEQGIEITPQGVRQFSGDSAFQWQTIDEVWTVSLTRHFVTVHCIRHAGYGFGELKAHLERVVGLVSDVLQVKSVNRVGLRYVNRLSSPTVLARLHEAFKPEVLGYSRLQCGEDVALAQTMSQALYEVDDVKLQSRSGTLGPGQTVDPSVAPLTDESWVLDIDASVERKAIFDASEIMATVSRLADVDYDFFTLVVEEGAEAILEGAD, from the coding sequence ATGGCAAATCGAGAGCACTTCCGCCCATTTACAGGGGCGAGTGGACGCAAGATAGAGCTTGCCAACCCGCCGCTGGCGCTCGTGCTGGTCCAGATCCGCTGGCCCGAGCATGCGCGGTTGGCGCGAGACTTCGAGACGCTCGCTTTGGATTTCGGGGCGCGGCTCGAGGACTTCCCCCTGTTTGAGCGTCGCAATGAGCAGGGCATAGAGATCACGCCGCAGGGTGTCAGGCAGTTCAGCGGCGACTCCGCCTTCCAGTGGCAGACAATCGACGAAGTATGGACTGTGAGTCTTACGCGCCACTTTGTGACGGTTCACTGCATTCGGCATGCCGGCTACGGGTTTGGGGAGTTGAAGGCGCACCTGGAGCGCGTCGTTGGTCTCGTTTCGGACGTGCTGCAGGTCAAGAGCGTGAACCGCGTTGGCCTGCGCTACGTCAATCGCTTGTCGTCCCCTACAGTCCTTGCGCGTCTTCACGAGGCATTCAAACCGGAGGTCCTTGGATACTCGCGACTGCAATGTGGTGAGGACGTCGCGCTTGCGCAGACCATGAGTCAGGCACTGTACGAGGTCGACGATGTCAAGCTCCAGTCGCGTTCGGGCACCCTCGGCCCGGGTCAGACGGTCGATCCGTCCGTTGCGCCGCTCACTGACGAATCCTGGGTCCTCGATATTGACGCTTCGGTCGAACGCAAGGCGATTTTCGACGCGAGCGAAATCATGGCGACTGTGAGCCGTCTTGCGGATGTCGACTACGACTTCTTCACTCTGGTCGTGGAGGAAGGCGCCGAAGCCATCCTGGAGGGAGCGGACTGA
- a CDS encoding type II toxin-antitoxin system HipA family toxin, whose amino-acid sequence MADYTHVDLLGIHAWGRRVGVLTASERARGAYVFQYDPDWLTTSIELAPLLMARGAGTGRGRDTFLFPTDQYNDITFKGLPPMLADSLPDAFGNTLIDAALREGGIDGEATALDRLAYMGSRTMGALTFEPAGDPPADPATAIDLRELVETARATVSGDLSTEDGTSAALKHLLQVGTSAGGARPKAVVAFNPDTVELRAGNIDLDVPGFQQWLLKFDGVGKRTSTSTGQRLGDPRGYTRIEQAYYLMARAAGLNVPETALLEEGGRAHFMIRRFDRTDTDERLHQQSLCGLTGLDFNLQPDEAGRGNRYEDYFATLTRMGVDSDADRREAFRRLVFNVLASNNDDHTKNFAFLMDSTGAWSLAPAYDLTYSYSPESLWVSSHLMSVGGKRAGITRRDLMDFADRQDVPGAASIIDQVEDAVAHWDVQAAEAGVSAANVAMVGDRLDAVTAEARA is encoded by the coding sequence ATGGCCGACTACACGCACGTCGACCTCCTCGGCATCCACGCGTGGGGCCGACGGGTCGGAGTCCTCACCGCATCCGAGCGCGCCCGCGGCGCCTACGTGTTCCAGTACGACCCCGACTGGCTCACCACCAGCATCGAACTCGCCCCCCTGCTCATGGCGCGGGGCGCCGGCACCGGGCGCGGACGCGACACGTTCCTGTTCCCCACGGACCAGTACAACGACATCACGTTCAAGGGCCTGCCGCCGATGCTCGCCGACTCGCTGCCCGACGCGTTCGGCAACACCCTCATCGACGCGGCGCTGCGCGAGGGAGGGATCGACGGTGAGGCGACCGCGCTGGATCGGCTTGCGTACATGGGCAGCCGGACGATGGGCGCGCTCACGTTCGAGCCCGCCGGCGATCCTCCCGCCGATCCGGCGACCGCGATCGACCTGCGCGAGCTCGTCGAGACAGCACGCGCCACCGTCAGCGGAGACCTCTCCACGGAGGACGGCACGTCGGCGGCGTTGAAGCACCTGCTTCAGGTCGGCACGTCCGCGGGCGGCGCCCGCCCCAAGGCTGTCGTCGCTTTCAACCCTGACACGGTCGAGCTGCGGGCCGGGAATATCGACTTGGATGTGCCTGGCTTCCAGCAGTGGCTCCTCAAGTTCGACGGGGTCGGGAAGCGGACGTCGACGTCGACCGGCCAGCGGCTCGGCGATCCACGCGGCTACACGCGCATCGAGCAGGCGTACTACCTCATGGCCCGCGCGGCGGGCTTGAACGTGCCAGAGACCGCGCTGCTCGAGGAAGGCGGTCGCGCGCACTTCATGATCCGCCGTTTCGACCGGACCGACACGGACGAGCGTCTCCACCAGCAGTCGCTGTGTGGTCTCACCGGCTTGGACTTCAACCTGCAGCCCGACGAGGCGGGCCGCGGCAACCGCTACGAGGACTACTTCGCGACGCTGACCAGGATGGGCGTCGACAGCGACGCGGACCGTCGTGAAGCGTTCCGGCGTCTCGTGTTCAACGTGCTCGCATCGAACAACGACGACCACACGAAGAACTTCGCGTTCCTCATGGACTCGACTGGCGCATGGTCGCTCGCCCCCGCCTACGACCTCACCTACTCGTACAGCCCTGAAAGCCTGTGGGTGTCGTCGCATCTGATGTCTGTCGGTGGCAAGCGCGCCGGGATCACGCGACGCGACCTGATGGACTTCGCGGACCGGCAGGATGTGCCGGGCGCCGCGTCGATCATCGACCAGGTCGAGGACGCGGTCGCGCACTGGGACGTGCAGGCCGCAGAGGCGGGAGTCTCGGCGGCGAACGTTGCGATGGTGGGCGACCGGCTCGACGCCGTGACCGCCGAGGCCCGCGCATGA